DNA from Variovorax sp. PBL-H6:
TCAAGTCGCTGAACATCCAGACTTGAAAGTCGCGAGTCCATCGGAGCGGGCGGCCTTCGGGTCGCCCGCTTCATTTTGACCTCGCGTGCCCCTTGCATCGCCGCCACCGTCCAGTGCATGTCAGCCATGCCACAACAGTATTTCCCGAACCGAATCGCCATTCTTATTCTTGCCGATTCGACAAGCCGAAGGACGACGCAATGGAACGAATGAACAAAGCAGAAGTTGGCGCCACCGCTGACGCCCTCGTTGTGGACTGGGACGTTCCCATCACGATGGATGACGGAACGGTTCTGCGTGCCGACGTGTTTCGTCCGGTGCAGGAGGGCCGCTACCCCGTGATCCTCAGCTACGGTCCATACGGCAAGGGATTGGCGTTCCAGGACGGCTATCCGGCTGCCTGGGAAGGCATGGTCCGCAGCCATCCCGATGTGGCGGAGGGCTCCAGCGGTCGCTACCAGAACTGGGAAACGGTGGATCCCGAGAAATGGGTGTGCGATGGCTATGTGTGCATCCGCGTCGACAGCCGCGGCGCCGGCCGCTCGCCCGGACTGCTGGATCCCTGGTCGGAGCGGGAGAGCCGCGACATCTGCGAGGCGATTGCCTGGGCTGCAGCACAGCCATGGAGCAACGGCAAGGTCGGCCTGAACGGGATTTCCTACTACGGCATGAACCAGTGGTTCACCGCATCGCGCCGTCCTCCGGCGCTGTCGGCGATCTGTGTCTGGGAAGGCGCCGCCGACCTCTACCGGGACGCCGTGCGCCACGGTGGCATCCCTTGCACGGCGTTGTGGAAGTCCTGGTTCGGACCCCAAGTCGTGACCGTCCAGCACGGCGCCGGCGACCGCGGTTCGCGCAGTCGCGTGACGGGTGAGCTGGTCGCAGGGCCCGAGACCCTGGGTGACGAGGCACTCCGGTCCAACCGGGTTGACTTTGAACATGAGCTGACGAGCCGGTCTCTCCGCCCGGAACCGTACTTCGAGGCCCGGGCGGCACGATGGGACGCCATCGACGTGCCGCTTCTCTCGGCGGGCAATTGGGGAGGGCTCGGCCTGCATCTGCGGGGCAACACCGAAGGGTTCATGCAAGCGGCATCCAAGCAGAAGTGGCTCGAGATGCATGGTGGCGACCACTGGTCTTCTTTCTACATCGCCCGTTCGGTCGCGCTGCAGAAGAGATTTTTCGATCACTTCCTGAAGGGCGAGAACAACGGCTGGGACGCCGAACCTCCCGTGAACCTGAAGATCCGGCACGTGGACAGGTTCGTCGAGCGCAAGGAGCAGGCCTGGCCGCTGCCGGACACGCGCTGGACCCCGTATTACCTGGAGCCAGGCAATGCGGTCCTCGGCACTTCCGTCCCGGTGGACAACGCTTCCGTCACCTACGAGGGCCTCGGGCCGGGCCTGGTGTTCATGCTGCCGCCCTCGACCTGCGAACTCGAGGTGACGGGGCCGGTGTCAGCCCGCCTCTACGTTTCCTCCGAGACCACCGACGCGGATCTCTTCCTGACCGTTCGCCTGTTCACGCCCGACATGAAGGAAGTCACCTTCCAGGGCGCCAACGACCCGAACACGCCGATCGCGCAAGGGTGGCTGCGTGCGTCACACCGGAAGCTGGACGCAGGGCGCTCGAAGCCCTGGCGGCCCTGGCATGCGCACGACGAGATCGTCCCGCTCGTGCCCGGCGAGGTCTATCCCCTCGACGTGGAGATCTGGCCGACGAGCATCGTGGTGCCGCCGGGCTACCGACTGGCCCTGAGCATCCGTGGCAAGGACTTCGAGTACGCCGGCCCACCCGTGATGGCCCACCACCCCAGGCACGAAATGCGCGGCTGCGGGGCGTTCGTTCATGACGACGAGCGGGACCGTCCGCGGTCCGTGTTCGGTGGGCGGGTCACGATCCATACCGGTCCGGCGCACCCGTCTTCCATCCTTCTTCCCGTGATCCCGCCCCGGG
Protein-coding regions in this window:
- a CDS encoding CocE/NonD family hydrolase produces the protein MNKAEVGATADALVVDWDVPITMDDGTVLRADVFRPVQEGRYPVILSYGPYGKGLAFQDGYPAAWEGMVRSHPDVAEGSSGRYQNWETVDPEKWVCDGYVCIRVDSRGAGRSPGLLDPWSERESRDICEAIAWAAAQPWSNGKVGLNGISYYGMNQWFTASRRPPALSAICVWEGAADLYRDAVRHGGIPCTALWKSWFGPQVVTVQHGAGDRGSRSRVTGELVAGPETLGDEALRSNRVDFEHELTSRSLRPEPYFEARAARWDAIDVPLLSAGNWGGLGLHLRGNTEGFMQAASKQKWLEMHGGDHWSSFYIARSVALQKRFFDHFLKGENNGWDAEPPVNLKIRHVDRFVERKEQAWPLPDTRWTPYYLEPGNAVLGTSVPVDNASVTYEGLGPGLVFMLPPSTCELEVTGPVSARLYVSSETTDADLFLTVRLFTPDMKEVTFQGANDPNTPIAQGWLRASHRKLDAGRSKPWRPWHAHDEIVPLVPGEVYPLDVEIWPTSIVVPPGYRLALSIRGKDFEYAGPPVMAHHPRHEMRGCGAFVHDDERDRPRSVFGGRVTIHTGPAHPSSILLPVIPPRA